From Camelina sativa cultivar DH55 chromosome 7, Cs, whole genome shotgun sequence, one genomic window encodes:
- the LOC104700381 gene encoding ubiquinone biosynthesis O-methyltransferase, mitochondrial-like has translation MLFSKPMNQLQRLLLSARRVSSSPITPPPSCLLHKRLFSTSDTDASAASLPSSHQTVQTLESKASSKSRNTSSTTSLNQDELAKFSAIADTWWHSEGPFKPLHLMNPTRLAFIRSTLCRHFSKDPSSARPFKGLRFIDVGCGGGLLSEPLARMGATVTGVDAVDKNVKIARLHADMDPVTSTIEYQCTTAEKLVDEGRTFDAVLALEVIEHVANPAEFCKSLSALTIPNGATLLSTINRSMRAYASAIVAAEYILRWLPKGTHQWSSFLTPEEVTMILQRASIDVKEMAGFVFNPITGRWLLSDDISVNFIAYGTKRKDLESI, from the exons ATGTTGTTTTCGAAACCGATGAATCAACTGCAAAGGCTTCTTCTCTCTGCTCGTCGCGTATCTTCTTCCCCAATCACACCTCCTCCGTCGTGTTTACTTCACAAGCGGCTGTTCTCGACTTCAGATACTGATGCTTCGGCTGCATCTTTACCCTCTTCGCATCAGACAGTGCAAACGCTTGAAAGCAAAGCTTCCAGTAAAAGCCGAAACACATCTTCAACAACATCTTTGAATCAAGATGAACTTGCCAAATTCTCTGCCATTGCTGATACCTG GTGGCATTCTGAAGGACCCTTTAAACCGTTGCATCTAATGAATCCAACACGCTTGGCTTTCATCCGGTCGACCTTATGCAGGCATTTCAG tAAGGATCCGAGTTCTGCTAGGCCTTTTAAAGGACTGAGATTTATCGATGTAGGTTGTGGCGGAGGACTACTTTCTGAG cCTCTAGCACGGATGGGAGCAACTGTCACAGGTGTTGATGCTGTTGATAAGAATGTCAAAATTGCTCGTCTTCACGCT GATATGGATCCAGTGACTTCAACGATTGAATATCAATGCACTACAGCAG AAAAGCTGGTGGATGAAgggaggacgtttgatgctgtTCTTGCCTTAGAG GTCATCGAGCATGTAGCGAACCCTGCAGAATTTTGCAAGTCGTTGTCAGCATTGACCATCCCTAATGGGGCCACCTTACTTTCTACAATTAATCGCTCTATGCGAGCATATGCATCAGCCATTGTTGCAGCAGAGTACATTCTACGTTGG CTTCCTAAAGGCACGCACCAGTGGTCAAGTTTTCTAACTCCTGAAGAAGTTACTATGATATTACAACGTGCTTCAATCGAT GTGAAAGAGATGGCTGGATTTGTGTTCAACCCGATAACAGGAAGATGGTTATTGTCAGACGATATTAGTGTCAACTTCATCGCTTACGGGACCAAAAGGAAGGATCTTGAAAGCATATAA
- the LOC104700382 gene encoding actin-related protein 2/3 complex subunit 1A-like isoform X1 encodes MAAVDVHRFAESITCHAWSPDHSMVALCPNNTEVHIYKSLSQDQWERLHVLQKHDQIVSGIDWSSKSNKIVTVSHDRNSYVWSLEAGEWVPTLVILRLNRAALCVQWSPKENKFAVGSGAKTVCICYYEQENNWWVSKLIRKRHESSVTSVAWHPNNILLATTSTDGKCRVFSTFIKGVDTKDSKAASPAETKFGEQILQLDLSYSWAFGVKWSPTGNTLAYVGHSSMIYFVDDVGPSPLAQSVAFRDLPLRDVLFISEKMVIGVGYDSNPMVFASDDTGIWSFIRYIGEKKAASSNSSYSSQFSEAFGKFYGSQSKSATANDASESRGGVHDNCINSIVSLSKAGSPKVMRFSTSGLDGKIAIWDLENMEQELGNQV; translated from the exons ATGGCTGCTGTGGATGTTCATCGTTTCGCTGAGTCAATCACTTGCCATGCTTGGAGTCCTGATCACTCCA TGGTTGCTCTGTGTCCTAACAATACTGAAGTTCATATCTATAAATCATTATCTCAAGACCAGTGGGAGAGGTTACATGTCCTCCAAAAG CATGACCAAATTGTTTCTGGAATAGATTGGAGCTCAAAGTCCAACAAAATCGTCACTGTTTCTCATGACAGGAACTC GTACGTGTGGAGTCTCGAAGCTGGTGAATGGGTACCAACTCTTGTTATTCTTAGACTAAATCGTGCTGCACTTTGTGTCCAATGGAGTCCAAAAG AGAACAAGTTTGCTGTTGGAAGTGGTGCTAAAACAGTTTGTATATGCTATTATGAGCAAGAGAATAACTG GTGGGTCAGTAAACTTATTCGGAAAAGGCACGAATCTTCAGTCACATCTGTTGCTTGGCATCCTAATAAT ATTCTTCTGGCAACGACATCTACAGATGGAAAATGTCGGGTATTTTCAACATTCATCAAAGGAGTTGACACAAA GGATTCAAAAGCAGCCTCACCAGCAGAAACCAAATTTGGGGAG CAAATCTTACAGCTTGATCTCTCATATTCTTGGGCGTTTGGTGTGAAATGGTCTCCTACAGGAAACACCTTAGCTTATGTag GTCATAGCTCCATGATATACTTTGTTGATGATGTTGGTCCTTCTCCTTTAGCCCAAAGCGTTGCATTCCGAGATTTGCCTCTTCGTGAT GTTCTGTTTATTTCTGAGAAAATGGTGATAGGCGTTGGATATGACAGCAACCCAATGGTATTTGCCTCAGATGATACTGGAATATG GAGCTTTATTAGATACATCGGAGAGAAGAAAGCTGCATCTTCGAATTCCAGTTACAGTTCGCAG TTTTCCGAAGCATTTGGGAAATTCTACGGTAGTCAATCAAAGTCTGCAACAGCCAACGATGCATCTGAATCACGTGGAGGCGTTCATGATAATTGCATAAA TTCCATTGTGTCTCTGAGTAAAGCAGGGAGTCCCAAAGTAATGCGATTCAGCACTTCAG GATTGGATGGGAAAATAGCGATATGGGATCTGGAGAACATGGAACAAGAACTTGGCAATCAGGTTtag
- the LOC104700382 gene encoding actin-related protein 2/3 complex subunit 1A-like isoform X2: MTGTRKLQPLIYFEEIVHLGNLALRFMLYVWSLEAGEWVPTLVILRLNRAALCVQWSPKENKFAVGSGAKTVCICYYEQENNWWVSKLIRKRHESSVTSVAWHPNNILLATTSTDGKCRVFSTFIKGVDTKDSKAASPAETKFGEQILQLDLSYSWAFGVKWSPTGNTLAYVGHSSMIYFVDDVGPSPLAQSVAFRDLPLRDVLFISEKMVIGVGYDSNPMVFASDDTGIWSFIRYIGEKKAASSNSSYSSQFSEAFGKFYGSQSKSATANDASESRGGVHDNCINSIVSLSKAGSPKVMRFSTSGLDGKIAIWDLENMEQELGNQV; the protein is encoded by the exons ATGACAGGAACTCGTAAGTTGCAACCTTTGATATACTTTGAGGAAATTGTCCATTTGGGTAACCTTGCACTTCGCTTTATGCT GTACGTGTGGAGTCTCGAAGCTGGTGAATGGGTACCAACTCTTGTTATTCTTAGACTAAATCGTGCTGCACTTTGTGTCCAATGGAGTCCAAAAG AGAACAAGTTTGCTGTTGGAAGTGGTGCTAAAACAGTTTGTATATGCTATTATGAGCAAGAGAATAACTG GTGGGTCAGTAAACTTATTCGGAAAAGGCACGAATCTTCAGTCACATCTGTTGCTTGGCATCCTAATAAT ATTCTTCTGGCAACGACATCTACAGATGGAAAATGTCGGGTATTTTCAACATTCATCAAAGGAGTTGACACAAA GGATTCAAAAGCAGCCTCACCAGCAGAAACCAAATTTGGGGAG CAAATCTTACAGCTTGATCTCTCATATTCTTGGGCGTTTGGTGTGAAATGGTCTCCTACAGGAAACACCTTAGCTTATGTag GTCATAGCTCCATGATATACTTTGTTGATGATGTTGGTCCTTCTCCTTTAGCCCAAAGCGTTGCATTCCGAGATTTGCCTCTTCGTGAT GTTCTGTTTATTTCTGAGAAAATGGTGATAGGCGTTGGATATGACAGCAACCCAATGGTATTTGCCTCAGATGATACTGGAATATG GAGCTTTATTAGATACATCGGAGAGAAGAAAGCTGCATCTTCGAATTCCAGTTACAGTTCGCAG TTTTCCGAAGCATTTGGGAAATTCTACGGTAGTCAATCAAAGTCTGCAACAGCCAACGATGCATCTGAATCACGTGGAGGCGTTCATGATAATTGCATAAA TTCCATTGTGTCTCTGAGTAAAGCAGGGAGTCCCAAAGTAATGCGATTCAGCACTTCAG GATTGGATGGGAAAATAGCGATATGGGATCTGGAGAACATGGAACAAGAACTTGGCAATCAGGTTtag
- the LOC104700384 gene encoding protein trichome birefringence-like 43, which yields MMRGAVSTGLVTVIVMILVVLTQIESAIVNDSLLPHRETCNIYIGNWVYDQSYPLYDSKTCPFIEKQFNCKSNGRPDSEYLKYRWQPSDCSLRRFDGLDFLGRIMRGKKLMFVGDSLSLNQWQSLTCLLHNAAPNAKTTLTRSPSGLSVFSFPAYNSTIMMSRNAFLVDIVGAPPNRVMKLDSISSGSLWKTADVLIFNSWHWWLHDGRKQPWDSIAYGNVTVKDMDRLEAYEKAMTTWANWVDQNIDPSKTKVFFQGVSPDHGRANEWSKQGGKGSCIGETRPVMGFNYLAGPHRAEMVVAKLIKKMKKPARLMDVTLMSQLRKDGHPSIYGLGGHKAPDCSHWCLAGVPDTWNQLLYTELFNY from the exons ATGATGAGGGGTGCTGTTTCGACCGGATTAGTAACGGTCATCGTAATGATACTTGTGGTTTTGACCCAAATAGAGAGCGCTATTGTGAATGATTCATTATTACCACATAGAGAgacttgtaatatttatataggAAATTGGGTCTATGACCAATCTTACCCTCTCTATGATTCCAAGACTTGCCCTTTCATCGAGAAACAGTTTAACTGCAAGTCCAATGGTCGCCCTGACAGCGAATACCTCAAGTATCGGTGGCAACCATCCGACTGCAGCCTCCGCAG ATTCGATGGCTTAGATTTTTTGGGAAGAATAATGAGAGGGAAGAAACTGATGTTCGTAGGAGATTCACTGAGTTTAAACCAATGGCAGTCTCTAACTTGTTTGCTTCACAATGCCGCACCAAACGCCAAAACCACCCTCACACGTTCCCCTTCTGGCCTCTCCGTCTTCTCATTCCCG GCTTACAATTCTACAATAATGATGTCGAGAAACGCGTTTCTTGTGGATATAGTCGGAGCCCCACCGAATCGAGTAATGAAGCTCGACTCAATCTCGAGCGGTTCCTTGTGGAAAACCGCAGACGTTTTGATCTTCAACTCTTGGCATTGGTGGCTTCACGATGGCAGAAAACAGCC ATGGGATTCAATTGCGTACGGTAACGTAACGGTTAAAGACATGGACCGATTAGAGGCGTATGAGAAAGCTATGACGACTTGGGCTAATTGGGTTGATCAAAACATTGATCCTTCCAAAACCAAAGTCTTCTTCCAAGGTGTTTCTCCGGACCATGGCCG CGCAAACGAATGGTCGAAACAAGGTGGCAAAGGCAGTTGCATTGGAGAAACAAGGCCGGTTATGGGATTCAATTACCTGGCGGGACCACACCGAGCGGAGATGGTGGTGGCGAAACtaataaagaagatgaagaagccgGCGCGGTTAATGGATGTGACATTGATGTCTCAGCTAAGGAAAGATGGACATCCTTCCATCTACGGGCTTGGTGGTCACAAGGCACCAGATTGTAGCCACTGGTGTCTTGCTGGAGTTCCCGATACCTGGAACCAGCTCTTGTATACAGAGTTGTTTAATTACTGA